A genomic segment from Bos mutus isolate GX-2022 chromosome 27, NWIPB_WYAK_1.1, whole genome shotgun sequence encodes:
- the CHRNB3 gene encoding neuronal acetylcholine receptor subunit beta-3 isoform X1, whose translation MLADFILVFSVLGITHSAAAGFRSIAEEEDALLRHLFQGYQKWVRPVLHSNDTVKVYFGLKISQLVDVDEKNQLMTTNVWLKQEWTDHKLRWNPDEYGGIHSIKVPSESLWLPDIVLFENADGRFEGSLMTKAVVRSDGTVAWTPPASYKSSCTMDVTFFPFDRQNCSMKFGSWTYDGTMVDLVLTDENVDRKDFFDNGEWEILNAKGTAGGRRHGAYWYPFISYSFVLRRLPLFYTLFLIVPCLGLSFLTVLVFYLPSDEGEKLSLSTSVLVSLTVFLLVIEEIIPSSSKVIPLIGEYLLFIMVFVTLSIIVTVFVINVHHRSSSTYHPMAPWVKRLFLQTLPKLLCMKDHVDRYSLPGKEERKPALRGQVLERRKQKQMSDGEKVLVAFLEKAADSIRYISSHVKKEHFISQVVQDWKFAAQVLDRIFLWLFLIASVTGSVLIFTPALKMWLHSYH comes from the exons ATGCTTGCAGACTTTATCCTGGTGTTCAGCGTCCTTGGTATCACCCACTCAG CTGCTGCGGGATTCAGGTCCATAGCCGAAGAAGAAGACGCGCTGCTCAGACACTTATTCCAAGGTTACCAGAAATGGGTTCGCCCCGTATTACATTCCAACGACACTGTAAAAGTCTACTTTGGATTGAAAATTTCTCAGCTGGTGGATGTG gaTGAAAAGAATCAGCTGATGACGACAAACGTGTGGCTCAAACAG GAATGGACAGACCACAAGTTACGCTGGAATCCGGATGAATACGGTGGGATTCATTCCATTAAAGTTCCGTCGGAATCTCTCTGGCTTCCTGACATAGTTCTCTTTGAAAA CGCCGACGGCCGGTTCGAAGGCTCGCTCATGACCAAGGCTGTGGTCAGATCGGACGGGACCGTGGCGTGGACGCCTCCCGCCAGCTACAAGAGCTCCTGTACCATGGACGTCACGTTCTTCCCGTTCGACCGGCAGAACTGCTCCATGAAGTTCGGGTCCTGGACTTACGACGGGACCATGGTGGACCTCGTCCTCACAGATGAGAACGTGGACCGGAAGGACTTCTTCGACAACGGAGAGTGGGAGATCCTGAACGCCAAGGGCACGGCCGGGGGCCGGAGGCACGGCGCCTACTGGTACCCGTTCATCAGCTACTCCTTCGTGCTGCGCCGCCTGCCCCTGTTCTACACGCTCTTCCTCATCGTCCCGTGTCTGGGGCTGTCCTTCCTGACCGTGCTGGTCTTCTACTTGCCTTCCGACGAGGGCGAGAAGCTCTCCTTATCCACCTCTGTCCTGGTTTCCCTGACGGTCTTCCTCCTGGTGATTGAGGAGATCATCCCGTCTTCCTCCAAGGTCATCCCGCTCATCGGGGAGTACCTCCTGTTCATCATGGTCTTCGTCACCCTGTCCATCATCGTCACCGTGTTTGTCATCAACGTCCACCACAGATCTTCCTCAACCTACCACCCCATGGCCCCCTGGGTTAAGCGGCTCTTTCTGCAAACCCTTCCTAAGTTACTCTGCATGAAGGACCACGTGGATCGCTACTCTCTCCCAGGTAAAGAGGAGAGGAAACCCGCCCTGAGAGGTCAAGTCCtcgaaagaaggaaacaaaagcagaTGAGTGATGGAGAAAAAGTTCTGGTTGCTTTCCTGGAAAAGGCGGCGGATTCCATCAGATACATTTCCAGCCACGTGAAGAAGGAGCATTTCATCAGCCAG GTGGTGCAAGACTGGAAGTTCGCAGCTCAAGTTCTCGACCGGATCTTCCTGTGGCTCTTTCTGATCGCATCTGTCACCGGCTCGGTTCTGATTTTCACCCCTGCTTTGAAGATGTGGCTACACAGTTACCATTAG
- the CHRNB3 gene encoding neuronal acetylcholine receptor subunit beta-3 isoform X2: MTTNVWLKQEWTDHKLRWNPDEYGGIHSIKVPSESLWLPDIVLFENADGRFEGSLMTKAVVRSDGTVAWTPPASYKSSCTMDVTFFPFDRQNCSMKFGSWTYDGTMVDLVLTDENVDRKDFFDNGEWEILNAKGTAGGRRHGAYWYPFISYSFVLRRLPLFYTLFLIVPCLGLSFLTVLVFYLPSDEGEKLSLSTSVLVSLTVFLLVIEEIIPSSSKVIPLIGEYLLFIMVFVTLSIIVTVFVINVHHRSSSTYHPMAPWVKRLFLQTLPKLLCMKDHVDRYSLPGKEERKPALRGQVLERRKQKQMSDGEKVLVAFLEKAADSIRYISSHVKKEHFISQVVQDWKFAAQVLDRIFLWLFLIASVTGSVLIFTPALKMWLHSYH; encoded by the exons ATGACGACAAACGTGTGGCTCAAACAG GAATGGACAGACCACAAGTTACGCTGGAATCCGGATGAATACGGTGGGATTCATTCCATTAAAGTTCCGTCGGAATCTCTCTGGCTTCCTGACATAGTTCTCTTTGAAAA CGCCGACGGCCGGTTCGAAGGCTCGCTCATGACCAAGGCTGTGGTCAGATCGGACGGGACCGTGGCGTGGACGCCTCCCGCCAGCTACAAGAGCTCCTGTACCATGGACGTCACGTTCTTCCCGTTCGACCGGCAGAACTGCTCCATGAAGTTCGGGTCCTGGACTTACGACGGGACCATGGTGGACCTCGTCCTCACAGATGAGAACGTGGACCGGAAGGACTTCTTCGACAACGGAGAGTGGGAGATCCTGAACGCCAAGGGCACGGCCGGGGGCCGGAGGCACGGCGCCTACTGGTACCCGTTCATCAGCTACTCCTTCGTGCTGCGCCGCCTGCCCCTGTTCTACACGCTCTTCCTCATCGTCCCGTGTCTGGGGCTGTCCTTCCTGACCGTGCTGGTCTTCTACTTGCCTTCCGACGAGGGCGAGAAGCTCTCCTTATCCACCTCTGTCCTGGTTTCCCTGACGGTCTTCCTCCTGGTGATTGAGGAGATCATCCCGTCTTCCTCCAAGGTCATCCCGCTCATCGGGGAGTACCTCCTGTTCATCATGGTCTTCGTCACCCTGTCCATCATCGTCACCGTGTTTGTCATCAACGTCCACCACAGATCTTCCTCAACCTACCACCCCATGGCCCCCTGGGTTAAGCGGCTCTTTCTGCAAACCCTTCCTAAGTTACTCTGCATGAAGGACCACGTGGATCGCTACTCTCTCCCAGGTAAAGAGGAGAGGAAACCCGCCCTGAGAGGTCAAGTCCtcgaaagaaggaaacaaaagcagaTGAGTGATGGAGAAAAAGTTCTGGTTGCTTTCCTGGAAAAGGCGGCGGATTCCATCAGATACATTTCCAGCCACGTGAAGAAGGAGCATTTCATCAGCCAG GTGGTGCAAGACTGGAAGTTCGCAGCTCAAGTTCTCGACCGGATCTTCCTGTGGCTCTTTCTGATCGCATCTGTCACCGGCTCGGTTCTGATTTTCACCCCTGCTTTGAAGATGTGGCTACACAGTTACCATTAG